The genome window TTTGAAGGAGTACCTCTTTGCCTCAAAGCCTCACATTTCTGAGTTGTGAATAAAGACTAAGGTGGTACACCAAGTCGCccttacttttaaatttgtttctgaaTATAAAGTATATTATAATAAATCATATCTTTGTATTTCAACCATTATGCAGAAACCTGCATTAACTTAATTTTGGATAATCTTTTAGAACCAGTATAAACCAACATTAGGAATCCACAGCAATAATACTTAACCTCTGTTAAACATATTACCCTGTGAGGTAGTGTGTTAGatactttacatggattatctcatttgatgATACACTAAAACCCAGTGGGgtttatttttagtcccattttacagataagaaaacaaagatttagaaAGTAACTAGTCTAAGGTCCTACAACTGACTGGTAGAATTGGAGCTCTAACCCAGCCTTCGTTGATCTTAAGCATGTTATACACCTTCCTTCTATATTCATATACTTTAGAAGAGACCCTGTTTTACTGTAAATATTACGTGTTGACTTGAATAAACAATGCATTAAAAGTTACTGCTGTGAATTACTCAAGTACTCTTAACAGAAGAGGGTTGTTTTATCATTGAGTAATTCAAAAGAGGACAATTATTTTTGATGAAATTCTTGATCCTCCACAGAgacaatatatttgaaatatacatcTGGCCTGGAACTCTGGAACACTCTGCGTAATTTCGTTTCCTGACTTAAAGCTCTGATGCCTCCACTGATTGTTGTGACAGGCAGGTGATCTCAACTCttggaatgctttttttttttttttttttttttttttttaagtaccagcCCTTGAATAATAAGTAAGATGATATAGCTCGCTCTAATACTTACTGGAGGATGTAAAACCCTGGAGTTAAACTTttccttaatggaaaaaaaaatacctctctATATTTAAAGATTTCAAATTGTTTGAATTTAATAACTTCATTGTTTGAAAAACTGATGCATTATCTTTATAGTGACccttaacattaaaaagaaaagactgagtaATGGATTTCATTCAGAATTTGAGTATATCTCATATGTACATAGATAacttataataatagctaatcaTATTTCTGTTAATATTAGCTATAATATCTTAAGTGCTCTACGTGGATCAGCTAGTATAACCCTCACCACAACTCCATTACATGTAGGTATTGTTATCTCCATTATGTTTAGtcatgtgattatttgattaaaatcTGCCTCCCACACTGGATGGTAAGCTCCATGCAGTCAGCAGCCATTTCTGATTTTGCTCACTGTTGTCCCCTCTGTGCACAGAGCCGGCCATAAAATAGTGCttaaatgctgaatgaatgaaatgaattcttttttttttttttttttttttttgcggtacacgggcctctcccgctgcggagcacaggctcagcggccatggctcacgggcccagccgctccgcggcatgtgggatcttcccggaccggggcacgaacccgtgtcccctgcatcgacaggcggactctcaactgctgcgccaccagggaagcctgaaatgaATTCTTAATAGCTAATACTCATTACCTTGTGATGATGATGTCTGCCTCCATCAAAGTAGTGATGCTTTCTCTGAAGTATTAAAATACATGTCATATGATCTGTGTAAAATCTAAGTATTTGAACCCGTCAGTCTTTGGTGGCCACATCTTGACATCGTGTTGATTGAACTCCTTAGAGATAGAGCACAATAATAGATTTCATTACATTTagcatttttttattgttttcagctgGACTAATCATGATTTGAATTGCTGTCATACTGTGTGCTATTTGTGCAGAATTTAAAGTTCTTGgttacttatttcactttgcaacTTTGCAAGAAATGTAATTCTTTCATGAAACCCTTGCAgctttaagaaagtaaaaatagcaGGTGCCTCATTTCCCTTCTTCAGTCTACCATCCTTAtgaatattgttttcatttggcTTCTTTTATAAGGGAGAAGATGTCAACCGGACACTAGAAGGTGGAAGGAAGCCTCTTCATTATGCAGCAGATTGTGGGCAGCTTGAAATCCTGGAATTTCTGCTGCTGAAAGGAGCAGATATTAATGTATGTAAAGAACATTGTCATTCTAGAAAAAATTCTTGTTGTATGCTTTTGGGTAATTGTTTTCTGTAGATTTGTGAAATATTTACTGGTGGAAACCTCATATGAAGTAAGAATATAGTCTGAAATTATACCAAATTTCTGTAACTTAGAAATAtatagttgtgattttttttttaataagcagaacaaattgatttttttttaactgataaaaCTGGGGGGTAGATGTTGCCTTTTCAAGTTCTAAAGCAGTGTGAGAGTTAGCACTATCTGTAGGTGGCAAATAGCTATCACCCAATGGAGCCTAGGACTCTGCAGTCATATGAGAAATCTAAACTGGATTTTTGGACAAAAGTCAGACAGCAGTCATCTCTTGACTCTTGCCTTTTGTAGCTACTGCATTTCAGAGTATTcgaaaaatgtttaagtaatcATGACAGCAAGTGAGATGAACTTTTCACATGTCAGGGGATACCATGTCACGTGGCCCAATTGTGGCAATCTTTTACCTCTTCATTGGCTATGTTCCACCCCCTCGAGATTCCCTTCCTGCACCTCATTGGCACGTCTACAGTAATGCAggagttgaggctcagagaggtgaagtaattaGTCAtgcagtaagtggcagagcccagaTTTGAGATGGGGTCAAAGCCCTGCTCCATCTGTTTCACTAGGCTGGCTCCCAAGGAAAAAGTGCTTGTGGGCTTGGGCCTCTAGCAGCTCCCTAGAGGCTAAAAATGGTTAAACagtgattttgaaatatttatgagcATTCCCTAATTAGATctagaaagaaggaataaatgaaaaatggatgAGGTGATCTATATCTCTATTATTTCATAGGCTCCAGATAAACATCATATTACACCTCTTCTGTCTGCCGTCTATGAAGGTCATGTTTCCTGTGTGAAATTGCTTCTGTCAAAGGTGAGGTCAATTGctgatttttattgctttttccatTACTATGTAACTGTTTAAGCTAAGTATTTGGTTgttaatttacttaaattttgtGTGGCATCAGGGACAGAAAAACTAGAGGTAATATCCAAAATTGAAGTCTAGAGCAATGTTGCTCAAAACAGCTGGTCCACAAGCTGTTTGTTACCAGTTCATGGTGGGTAAAGAGATTGGGCTAGAAAATAAGTCAACACAGTCTCCTTCATCAAGAATATCTTgcggggcttccgtggtggcgcagtggttgagagtccgcctgtcaatgcacggatacgagttcgtgccccggtccgggaggatcccacatgccacggagcagctgggcccgtgagccatggccgctgagcctgcgggtctggagcctgtgctccacaacgggagaggccacaacagtgagaggcccgcgtaccacaaaaaaaaaaaaaaaaaaaagaatatcttgctatttaaaaaaagttagcCAAACTAGGCGTTGTAGTTAATAATTAGTAATATAGAAAATGTTGTCCCATGCTAGTAACAGTTTGCAGACTGGTACCATATTCACATACCACGCTTTGAGTAACGCTGGTTTGAAATATGTATAAACTTCATTTTCTGTAGTACGTACTGAGCAAGATTATTAGAGGCAGATTGCTGTAAGGGCTTTCCAAGTCATCTGGTTTCTTGATGTGATTGAGATCATGGTAAATTTGGAGTTTTCCAGTGTTTTGCCTTTGCTATTACAAGCTCTTAGGTGAAGTTCAACGTCCAGCCTCAGAAATTAACCAGTCAGTTGCAGCCATTCTAGGTGTATGAGACGGGACCTGCAAATCTTGGAAGACAAGAAATCTTCATAAAATAAGGCACCAGTATCAATCCCAAAGTTATCATTTCATGGCCATACTCTGGAAAGTGCTGTTCATAACGTtgcatttggaattttaaaa of Physeter macrocephalus isolate SW-GA chromosome 5, ASM283717v5, whole genome shotgun sequence contains these proteins:
- the MTPN gene encoding myotrophin, which gives rise to MCDKEFMWALKNGDLDEVKDYVAKGEDVNRTLEGGRKPLHYAADCGQLEILEFLLLKGADINAPDKHHITPLLSAVYEGHVSCVKLLLSKGADKTVKGPDGLTAFEATDNQAIKALLQ